A genome region from Natronobeatus ordinarius includes the following:
- the prf1 gene encoding peptide chain release factor aRF-1: MSQEGEQEQSDRKKYEFRKVIEDLKNYEGSGTQLVTIYVPDDRQVSDVVAHVTQEHSEAANIKSKQTRTNVQDALTSIKDRLRYYDTYPPENGMVLFSGAVNSGGGQTEMVTKVLEEPPQPVESFRYHCDSNFLTGPLEEMLTDKGLYGLVVLDRREANVGWLKGKRIEPVKSASSLVPGKQRKGGQSAQRFARLRLEAIDNFYQEVAGMANDLFVPKRHDLEGILVGGPSPTKDEFLDGDYLHHEIQDKVLGKFDVSYTDESGLRELVDNAEDALADAEVIKDKQQMEEFFKELHAGNLATYGFAETRENLMMGSVDRLLISEDLRKDVVTYECGECDNTDREMIDRRKATPGHTCSACGADVEADDEDREDAIEHLMSLAEQRGTETKFISTDFEKGEQLYNAFGGVAGILRYSTGV, translated from the coding sequence ATGAGCCAGGAGGGCGAGCAGGAACAGTCCGACCGGAAGAAATACGAGTTCCGGAAGGTCATCGAGGATCTCAAGAACTACGAGGGCTCGGGGACGCAACTGGTCACGATCTACGTGCCCGACGACCGCCAGGTCAGCGACGTGGTCGCCCACGTCACCCAGGAACACAGCGAGGCGGCCAACATCAAGTCGAAGCAGACCCGGACGAACGTCCAGGACGCGCTGACGAGCATCAAAGACCGGCTGCGCTACTACGACACCTACCCACCGGAAAACGGGATGGTACTCTTCTCGGGCGCCGTGAACTCCGGCGGCGGGCAGACGGAGATGGTGACGAAAGTCCTAGAGGAACCGCCCCAGCCCGTCGAGTCCTTCCGGTATCACTGCGACTCGAACTTCCTCACCGGTCCGCTCGAGGAGATGCTCACCGACAAGGGCCTCTACGGCCTCGTGGTCCTCGACCGTCGCGAGGCGAACGTCGGCTGGCTCAAGGGTAAACGCATCGAGCCCGTCAAGTCCGCCTCCTCGCTCGTTCCTGGCAAGCAGCGAAAAGGTGGTCAGTCCGCCCAGCGATTCGCCCGTCTGCGCCTCGAGGCGATCGACAACTTCTACCAGGAGGTCGCCGGGATGGCAAACGACCTGTTCGTCCCCAAGCGCCACGACCTCGAGGGTATCCTCGTCGGCGGTCCCTCGCCCACCAAAGACGAGTTCCTCGACGGCGACTACCTCCACCACGAGATCCAGGACAAGGTACTCGGCAAGTTCGACGTCTCCTACACCGACGAGTCCGGCCTCCGGGAACTCGTCGACAACGCCGAGGACGCGCTGGCAGACGCCGAGGTCATCAAGGACAAACAGCAGATGGAAGAGTTCTTCAAGGAACTCCACGCCGGCAACCTCGCGACCTACGGCTTCGCAGAGACCCGCGAGAACCTGATGATGGGGTCGGTCGATCGGCTGCTGATCAGCGAGGACCTCCGCAAGGACGTCGTCACCTACGAGTGTGGCGAGTGTGACAACACCGACCGGGAGATGATCGACCGGCGGAAGGCGACGCCCGGCCACACCTGCAGCGCCTGCGGCGCCGACGTCGAGGCCGACGACGAGGACCGCGAGGACGCTATCGAACACCTCATGTCGCTCGCCGAACAGCGCGGCACCGAGACGAAGTTCATCTCGACGGACTTCGAGAAGGGCGAACAGCTCTACAACGCCTTCGGCGGCGTCGCGGGGATCCTTCGGTACAGCACGGGCGTCTAA
- a CDS encoding phosphatase PAP2 family protein: protein MRTWTDPAVVESVRDAFPEWTALVFAILSSFGSVWFVAPVVVLAYWYCDRHRSAPWLGVVIGGYAVMTATKAYFDVPRPAVDPAVTPESLPTLVAPIYGLLVEVDTSAFPSGHALAAVIVWGLLALEVDVGTRGQRTVVAGVMVILVSLSRIVLGVHFPADVVAGAAIGVCYLATVLFVIGRVSDRDDRRSGTVAFALAAGIAAISFVVSGNADAATLFGGALGGLFAWQFAAPPRQPWPRNLHGATLALSGIGLLALVALVLVLTDGIVVRFAVGAVAAVVVVSLPSFASSKRQRGSAETASD from the coding sequence ATGCGAACGTGGACCGATCCGGCAGTCGTCGAATCGGTCAGGGACGCGTTCCCGGAGTGGACCGCCCTCGTATTCGCCATCCTCTCGTCCTTCGGGAGCGTCTGGTTCGTCGCCCCCGTCGTCGTCCTGGCCTACTGGTACTGTGACCGACATCGGTCCGCGCCGTGGCTCGGCGTCGTCATCGGCGGATACGCCGTCATGACCGCCACGAAAGCCTACTTCGACGTCCCGCGACCCGCCGTCGACCCGGCCGTCACGCCCGAGAGCCTCCCGACGCTCGTCGCCCCGATCTACGGGCTGTTGGTCGAAGTCGACACGTCGGCCTTTCCGAGCGGTCACGCGCTCGCCGCCGTCATCGTCTGGGGATTGCTCGCCCTCGAGGTCGACGTCGGGACTCGAGGACAGCGGACCGTCGTCGCCGGGGTGATGGTGATCCTCGTATCGCTCTCACGGATCGTCCTCGGCGTCCACTTCCCCGCCGACGTCGTCGCTGGCGCCGCGATCGGCGTGTGCTACCTGGCAACTGTCCTGTTCGTGATCGGCCGCGTGAGTGATCGGGACGATCGCCGATCGGGGACCGTCGCGTTCGCCCTCGCCGCTGGCATCGCAGCGATCTCGTTCGTCGTGAGTGGCAACGCCGACGCAGCCACCCTCTTCGGTGGGGCGCTCGGTGGCCTCTTCGCCTGGCAGTTCGCCGCGCCACCACGGCAGCCGTGGCCGCGAAACCTGCACGGTGCCACCCTGGCGCTCTCGGGGATCGGGTTGCTCGCGCTCGTCGCGCTCGTGCTCGTGCTCACCGATGGGATCGTCGTCAGATTCGCCGTGGGCGCCGTCGCTGCCGTAGTCGTCGTCTCGCTTCCCTCGTTCGCCAGCAGTAAAAGACAGCGAGGGTCGGCCGAAACGGCGAGCGATTAG
- a CDS encoding Nramp family divalent metal transporter, with protein MAQPVSEDLEYPAESWAGFFKNHFGPSMLWALISIGGSHIVLAPTLGGFFGIFAVWIFLLIYVAKYGGWELGIRYTYGVGGNPVEAYGDLPGPKNWAMWVSVFIFTILYTGITAAVGVSTAALAAALTPLELLPAYGLLLAIAMGLVLVSRYGILENVLKVFTAILGVLIVLGVLFGPPSTDVVAETATGLPEGTSLALFVGLFAAAAGFAPTGHSTSILIGSWSMAKDEGAQALRKRGVDPNDERYHDYVAAWIKTGRRDFNIGYGFSLVIILSMVVLAANVLYPNPPTDENLAIVLGDILSDSFGPWSFWAMLLCAFAALYSTVITLLDGASRATADILPLALENDGLDSERIRKLVVLGMGIGSLVPIAVIGDLPVTLILWISVILVIFEVFFYPANWYVVEKRLPEAFRPSTTWKLYYAITIALVVIFAILGAAAELGLIGV; from the coding sequence ATGGCACAGCCGGTAAGCGAGGACCTCGAGTATCCGGCCGAATCCTGGGCGGGATTCTTCAAGAACCACTTCGGGCCGTCGATGCTCTGGGCGCTGATCAGCATCGGCGGGAGCCACATCGTGCTCGCGCCGACGCTCGGGGGCTTTTTCGGTATCTTCGCCGTCTGGATCTTCCTGTTGATCTACGTCGCGAAGTACGGCGGCTGGGAACTGGGAATCAGATACACCTACGGCGTCGGCGGCAACCCCGTCGAGGCCTACGGCGATCTGCCGGGGCCGAAAAACTGGGCGATGTGGGTGTCGGTGTTCATCTTCACCATCCTCTACACCGGGATCACGGCGGCCGTCGGCGTCTCGACGGCGGCGCTCGCGGCGGCGCTGACGCCGCTCGAGTTGCTGCCGGCGTACGGCCTCCTGCTCGCGATTGCGATGGGGCTCGTGCTCGTCTCGCGGTACGGGATCTTAGAGAACGTCCTCAAGGTGTTCACCGCGATCCTCGGCGTGCTGATCGTCCTCGGCGTGTTGTTCGGCCCGCCGTCGACCGACGTGGTCGCCGAGACGGCCACGGGGCTGCCCGAAGGGACCTCGCTCGCGCTGTTCGTCGGCCTGTTCGCCGCCGCCGCCGGCTTCGCGCCGACCGGCCACAGCACGAGCATCCTCATCGGCAGCTGGTCGATGGCCAAAGACGAAGGGGCCCAGGCGCTCCGAAAGCGGGGCGTCGATCCGAACGACGAACGCTACCACGACTACGTCGCTGCCTGGATCAAGACCGGCCGACGGGATTTCAACATCGGCTACGGGTTCAGTCTCGTCATCATCCTCAGCATGGTCGTCCTGGCGGCGAACGTCCTCTACCCGAACCCGCCGACCGACGAAAACCTCGCGATCGTCCTCGGCGACATCCTGAGCGACTCGTTCGGTCCGTGGTCGTTCTGGGCGATGTTGCTCTGTGCGTTCGCCGCGCTGTACTCGACGGTGATCACCCTGCTCGACGGCGCCTCGCGGGCGACAGCTGACATCCTCCCGCTGGCGCTCGAGAACGACGGCCTCGACAGTGAGCGGATCCGAAAGCTCGTCGTCCTCGGGATGGGAATCGGCAGCCTGGTTCCGATCGCCGTCATCGGCGACTTGCCGGTGACACTGATCCTCTGGATCTCCGTTATTCTCGTCATCTTCGAGGTGTTCTTCTATCCGGCGAACTGGTACGTCGTTGAGAAGCGACTTCCGGAGGCGTTCCGCCCGTCGACGACGTGGAAGCTCTACTACGCGATCACCATCGCCCTGGTGGTCATCTTCGCGATCCTGGGTGCCGCAGCCGAACTCGGCCTGATCGGCGTCTAG
- a CDS encoding LutC/YkgG family protein, which translates to METQQVAGLAESLEGLGVTTERATPSTLSAALTDAVEPPAVGVPLPFAPDALEDAGVASDPSPSELEAAATGVTPARFAIAETGTLAIPSTPAGEEPVSLYPPRHVAVVAERDVYPDVAGAFERLATEFEEGTNSVVFATGVSATADMGELVEGVHGPREVHVIVVANT; encoded by the coding sequence ATGGAGACCCAGCAAGTGGCGGGGCTGGCCGAGTCCCTCGAGGGCCTCGGCGTCACCACCGAACGCGCCACGCCGTCGACGCTCTCGGCAGCGCTCACCGACGCGGTCGAACCACCCGCCGTCGGCGTTCCGCTTCCCTTCGCGCCGGACGCGCTCGAGGACGCCGGCGTCGCTTCCGATCCGTCGCCGAGCGAACTCGAGGCAGCGGCGACAGGCGTCACGCCCGCCCGGTTCGCGATCGCGGAGACCGGGACGCTCGCGATCCCCTCGACGCCGGCGGGCGAGGAGCCCGTGAGTCTCTACCCGCCGCGACACGTCGCCGTCGTCGCCGAGCGCGACGTCTACCCCGACGTCGCCGGGGCGTTCGAGCGGCTCGCGACCGAGTTCGAGGAAGGAACCAACAGCGTCGTGTTCGCGACGGGCGTGAGCGCGACCGCGGACATGGGGGAACTGGTCGAGGGCGTCCACGGCCCCCGTGAAGTTCACGTTATCGTGGTCGCCAACACATGA
- a CDS encoding LUD domain-containing protein, whose amino-acid sequence MSHTHTDDERAQEINRLLASEGDAVRENATLLNRQRYDAIDEFPAYDEYRSRAREIKEAAIADLPDLLERVTEAVEENGGSVYLAEDAADANAYVESVAADRDAESVVKSKSMTTEELELNDHLEAAGLEVWETDLGEFVLQVAEETPSHIVGPAMHKSEAEIARLFNAHFDLEEPLETAQELTRFARDFLGERIREADVGVTGANFVLAESGTIVLVTNEGNARKSAVTPDVHVAVAGVEKLLPTVAELEPFVQLIARAATGQSIAQYVTMLSPPTESPTLDFEADELGAGEREFHLVLLDNGRFDMREDEELRETLYCIRCGACSNACANFQSVGGHAFGGETYSGGIATGWEAGVHGYDSAAAFNDLCTGCTRCVNACPVEIDIPWINTVVRDRLNRGADPDAFDHLVDGLSPDAEEPGLPLEKRFFGNFETAARLGSTTAPVSNWLASAGPVRTLLERVVGIDRRRELPTFARESFGSWFERRGGSRIDPGDATREAIVYPDTYTNYLSPERGKATVRTLERLGVHVRVPPLGESGRAPLSQGMVETARERARAVYAGLAEHVDAGRDVVVIEPSDHALFCREYDRLLVEESARRLRESTYDVMEYVYGLLENGADSHALTAGDGREIAYHGHCQARTLGTDQYAVAVLERLGYDVRESDVECCGMAGSFGYKRAYYELSMDVGQPLAESFEGEATILASGTSCGDQLESLLGRGSRHPIEEIAPP is encoded by the coding sequence ATGAGTCACACGCACACCGACGACGAACGGGCACAGGAGATCAATCGACTCCTGGCCAGCGAGGGCGACGCCGTTCGCGAGAACGCGACGCTGCTCAACCGCCAGCGCTACGACGCGATCGACGAGTTCCCCGCCTACGACGAGTATCGGAGCCGGGCCCGGGAGATCAAGGAAGCGGCGATCGCCGACCTCCCCGACCTGCTCGAGCGGGTGACCGAGGCAGTCGAGGAAAACGGCGGCTCGGTCTATCTCGCCGAGGACGCCGCGGACGCCAACGCGTACGTCGAGTCCGTCGCGGCCGACCGCGACGCCGAGTCGGTCGTCAAGAGCAAGTCGATGACGACCGAGGAACTCGAACTCAACGACCACCTCGAGGCAGCCGGGCTCGAGGTCTGGGAGACCGACCTCGGCGAGTTCGTCCTGCAGGTCGCCGAGGAGACACCGTCGCACATCGTCGGCCCCGCGATGCACAAATCCGAGGCCGAAATTGCCCGGCTGTTCAACGCACACTTCGACCTCGAGGAACCCCTCGAGACGGCCCAGGAGCTGACCCGCTTCGCCCGAGACTTCCTCGGCGAGCGGATCCGCGAGGCCGACGTAGGCGTCACCGGCGCGAACTTCGTGCTGGCGGAGTCGGGGACGATCGTCCTCGTAACCAACGAGGGCAACGCCCGAAAGAGCGCCGTCACGCCCGACGTCCACGTCGCGGTCGCCGGCGTCGAGAAGCTCCTTCCGACGGTTGCGGAACTCGAGCCGTTCGTCCAGCTGATCGCGCGGGCGGCGACCGGGCAGTCGATCGCCCAGTACGTGACGATGCTCAGCCCGCCGACGGAGTCGCCGACGCTCGACTTCGAGGCGGACGAGCTGGGGGCTGGCGAGCGCGAGTTCCACCTCGTCCTGCTCGACAACGGCCGGTTCGACATGCGCGAGGACGAAGAGCTCCGCGAGACGCTGTACTGTATCCGCTGTGGCGCCTGTTCGAACGCGTGTGCGAACTTCCAGTCGGTCGGCGGCCACGCCTTCGGCGGCGAGACGTACTCGGGCGGGATCGCCACGGGCTGGGAGGCCGGCGTCCACGGCTACGACAGCGCGGCCGCGTTCAACGACCTCTGTACCGGCTGCACCCGGTGTGTCAACGCCTGCCCGGTCGAGATCGACATCCCCTGGATCAACACGGTCGTGCGCGATCGGCTCAATCGAGGTGCCGACCCCGACGCCTTCGACCACCTCGTCGACGGCCTGAGTCCGGACGCCGAGGAGCCGGGGCTCCCGCTCGAGAAGCGTTTTTTCGGCAACTTCGAGACGGCCGCCAGACTCGGCTCGACGACCGCTCCCGTCTCCAACTGGCTTGCCTCGGCGGGCCCGGTCCGGACCCTGCTCGAGCGCGTCGTCGGCATCGACCGGCGGCGGGAGCTACCGACGTTCGCGCGCGAGTCGTTCGGCTCGTGGTTCGAGCGGCGCGGTGGCTCCCGGATCGATCCGGGAGATGCCACCCGGGAAGCGATCGTCTACCCCGACACGTACACGAACTACCTCTCTCCGGAGCGGGGGAAGGCGACGGTGCGAACGCTCGAGCGACTCGGCGTCCACGTCCGGGTCCCGCCCCTCGGTGAAAGCGGGCGCGCACCGCTCTCCCAGGGCATGGTCGAGACGGCCCGGGAACGGGCGCGAGCGGTCTACGCGGGACTGGCCGAACACGTCGACGCCGGCCGCGACGTCGTCGTGATCGAACCCTCCGACCACGCGCTGTTCTGCCGGGAGTACGACCGGCTGCTCGTCGAGGAATCCGCCCGCCGACTCCGGGAGTCGACCTACGACGTCATGGAGTACGTCTACGGCCTGCTCGAGAACGGGGCCGACTCCCACGCTCTCACTGCGGGTGACGGCCGCGAGATCGCCTACCACGGCCACTGCCAGGCGCGGACCCTCGGCACGGACCAGTACGCCGTGGCCGTCCTCGAGCGACTGGGCTACGACGTGCGCGAGAGCGACGTCGAGTGCTGTGGCATGGCCGGCAGCTTCGGCTACAAGCGGGCGTACTACGAGCTGAGTATGGACGTGGGCCAGCCGCTGGCGGAGTCGTTCGAGGGTGAGGCGACGATCCTCGCGAGCGGCACCTCCTGTGGCGATCAGCTCGAGTCGCTGCTCGGACGCGGGAGCCGCCATCCGATCGAGGAGATCGCACCGCCGTAG
- a CDS encoding MarR family transcriptional regulator: MPVDFESYRPTDVPDENTNGRRILEFLASNPTKGYRASELAKELEIPRGSVGTTLSRLEDRGFVRHKGAYWAINPDAYDAHTASIIGLKTVAEQFEGDYYDETPEWDADLPDLSEQETEDDSTEDR; encoded by the coding sequence ATGCCTGTCGACTTCGAGAGCTATCGACCGACGGACGTACCCGATGAGAACACCAACGGTCGACGAATCCTCGAGTTTCTCGCCAGCAATCCCACGAAGGGATACCGGGCCAGTGAGCTCGCGAAGGAGCTCGAAATCCCCCGTGGGAGCGTCGGGACAACCCTGAGTCGACTCGAGGATCGAGGGTTCGTCCGGCACAAGGGGGCGTACTGGGCGATCAACCCGGACGCCTACGATGCACATACGGCGAGCATAATCGGACTGAAAACCGTCGCTGAACAGTTCGAGGGAGACTACTACGACGAAACGCCCGAGTGGGACGCTGACCTCCCCGACCTCAGCGAACAGGAGACTGAGGACGATTCGACGGAGGATAGGTGA
- a CDS encoding tRNA (guanine(26)-N(2))-dimethyltransferase translates to MRVTEGGVDLEVPAEQTEGVEASVFYNPRQELNRDLTIATLRAYREREPRAESYLDAMTASGARGVRAAADGWEVSCCDRNPKAVELAQENLERNDCAATVVRRDANAVMHESRFDVIDLDPYGTPMPFADAAFANCRHLVCVTATDTAPLCGAHFQSGIRSYSAVPRNTDYHAEMGVRILLSALARTAARYDVGVTPLLTHASSHYVRTYLELEERATAADAALEELGYLSHCEDCLYREAQSGLIAEPLETCPDCGSDRLLVAGPVWLGAVRDRAFVDAVREQVTEEFGTAEKARELLETLAAELDEPTHYDQHKLCKRWGLPANAMDAFLADLREAGYDASRTHYGGTTFKTDASVGEIRDATEANLTD, encoded by the coding sequence ATGCGCGTCACGGAAGGAGGCGTCGACCTCGAGGTGCCGGCCGAACAGACCGAGGGCGTCGAGGCGTCGGTCTTCTACAACCCGCGCCAGGAGCTGAACCGGGACCTGACGATCGCGACGTTGCGAGCCTACCGCGAACGCGAGCCACGGGCGGAGTCGTACCTCGACGCGATGACCGCGAGCGGCGCTCGGGGGGTCCGGGCGGCCGCCGACGGCTGGGAGGTGAGTTGCTGTGATCGGAATCCGAAGGCGGTCGAGCTGGCCCAAGAGAACCTCGAGCGCAACGACTGTGCGGCGACCGTCGTCCGTCGGGACGCGAACGCCGTCATGCACGAGTCGCGCTTCGACGTGATCGACCTCGACCCGTACGGGACGCCGATGCCGTTCGCCGACGCGGCGTTCGCCAACTGTCGCCACCTCGTCTGCGTCACCGCGACCGACACGGCGCCGCTGTGTGGCGCGCACTTCCAGAGCGGCATCAGGTCCTACAGCGCCGTCCCGCGAAACACCGACTACCACGCCGAGATGGGCGTCAGAATCTTGCTCTCGGCGCTCGCACGCACCGCCGCCCGATACGACGTCGGCGTCACCCCCCTCCTGACCCACGCGAGCAGCCACTACGTGCGGACCTACCTCGAGCTCGAGGAGCGGGCCACCGCGGCCGACGCGGCGCTCGAGGAGCTGGGCTACCTCTCACACTGTGAGGACTGCCTCTATCGCGAGGCCCAGTCGGGCTTGATCGCCGAGCCGCTCGAGACCTGCCCCGACTGTGGGAGCGACCGGCTCCTCGTCGCCGGGCCGGTCTGGCTCGGAGCCGTCCGCGACCGGGCGTTCGTCGACGCGGTTCGCGAACAGGTGACCGAGGAGTTCGGAACCGCCGAGAAAGCGCGGGAGCTCCTCGAGACGCTCGCGGCCGAACTCGACGAGCCGACCCACTACGACCAGCACAAACTCTGCAAGCGGTGGGGCCTGCCGGCGAACGCGATGGACGCGTTCCTGGCGGATCTCCGGGAGGCGGGCTACGACGCCTCGCGAACTCACTACGGCGGGACGACGTTCAAGACCGACGCGAGCGTGGGCGAGATTCGCGACGCGACCGAAGCGAACCTGACCGACTAG
- a CDS encoding YihY/virulence factor BrkB family protein, translated as MIDRSTELEFVRRVARISREEQVTLLAAGVAFYAFVSLIPLALLGFAIVTFVGGAELARFVTDAADDVLTPSAQAVLEQTLTEDAGRGGATVVGAIGLVWAGSRVLRGLDRAFSVVYGTAATKSIVGQFRDGAIVLGAIILGLAAIGGVEAIVGATTTGVLGLLGPVFLFVTLLVVFLPLYVVFPDAGVEAAEALPGAALAALGWTILSRTFSLYTAFAGTYAFYGALGGVFLVLTWLYFGSIVVVLGAVLNAVLAGRDQDRQLQSPGARQVRTEAMTDDDTGPDETSADDSAVDDRTAADARASARTRDRADDPEVLLEEIERLRDELESFEADVERRTVQKESLESELKRYVRRRARRGHARGWGPYLVLLYGTVLALGAFYFLEGWAAIVAMFVVWTSVLGVYLLMVLFGTGLSLLGVPGRLRDRIGERRS; from the coding sequence GTGATCGATCGTTCGACCGAACTCGAGTTCGTCCGTCGCGTGGCCAGAATCTCCCGTGAGGAGCAGGTGACGCTGCTCGCGGCCGGCGTCGCGTTCTACGCGTTCGTCTCGCTCATCCCGCTGGCGTTGCTCGGGTTCGCGATCGTGACGTTCGTCGGTGGGGCCGAACTCGCCAGGTTCGTGACCGACGCGGCCGACGACGTTCTCACCCCCAGCGCCCAGGCCGTCCTCGAGCAGACGTTGACGGAGGACGCCGGCCGCGGCGGAGCGACGGTCGTCGGCGCGATCGGTCTCGTCTGGGCCGGCTCGCGGGTTCTTCGCGGGCTCGATCGGGCGTTTTCGGTGGTGTACGGAACGGCGGCGACGAAGTCGATCGTCGGACAGTTTCGCGACGGGGCGATCGTCCTCGGGGCCATCATTCTCGGACTGGCCGCGATCGGCGGCGTCGAGGCGATCGTCGGCGCGACGACGACCGGCGTGCTAGGGCTGCTCGGGCCGGTGTTTCTGTTCGTGACGCTGCTCGTGGTGTTTCTCCCGCTGTACGTCGTCTTTCCCGACGCCGGCGTCGAGGCCGCAGAGGCGCTCCCCGGTGCGGCGCTGGCGGCGCTAGGCTGGACGATCCTCAGCCGGACGTTCAGCCTCTACACGGCGTTTGCAGGGACCTACGCGTTTTACGGCGCGCTGGGTGGCGTCTTCCTCGTGCTCACGTGGCTGTACTTCGGGTCGATCGTCGTCGTGCTCGGGGCCGTGCTCAACGCCGTCCTCGCTGGCCGGGATCAGGACCGGCAGCTACAAAGTCCCGGCGCGCGACAGGTCCGAACGGAAGCGATGACCGACGACGACACGGGGCCCGACGAGACGTCAGCCGACGACTCCGCCGTGGACGACCGCACCGCGGCGGACGCTCGGGCGAGCGCTCGCACGCGTGATCGGGCGGACGACCCCGAAGTCCTGCTGGAAGAGATCGAACGCCTGCGCGACGAACTCGAGTCGTTCGAGGCGGACGTCGAACGCCGCACCGTCCAGAAGGAGTCTCTCGAGTCAGAACTCAAGCGGTACGTCCGCCGTCGGGCCCGCCGCGGACACGCCCGCGGCTGGGGGCCGTACCTCGTCTTGCTGTACGGGACGGTGCTGGCTCTCGGCGCGTTTTACTTCCTCGAGGGCTGGGCAGCGATCGTCGCGATGTTCGTCGTCTGGACGTCGGTGCTCGGCGTCTACCTCCTGATGGTGCTGTTCGGGACGGGCCTGTCGTTGCTCGGCGTTCCGGGTCGGCTCCGGGACCGAATCGGCGAGCGGCGGTCCTGA
- the minD gene encoding cell division ATPase MinD: MSHETVYAIASGKGGVGKTTATVNLGTTLAQAGERVAIVDVDLGMANLAGFVSLAPDSTTLHDVLADDASVEDATYRLTDNIVAVPSGATLEEYAKTEPGRLREVVETLREAYDYVLLDVGAGVSHETVLPLGLADAVLLVSTPEPAAVHDTKKTIELTERAGGEVEGIVINRVRPSDGISYEEIADRLDVDLLATIPEDSSVRESAFAGTPLVVHAPQCPASTAYRKLAVELADLEISVVDADGEETDDEDDGSATASHDDVSSAITEAESNTQ, translated from the coding sequence ATGTCCCACGAGACGGTGTACGCCATTGCGAGCGGAAAAGGTGGCGTCGGAAAGACGACGGCGACGGTGAACCTCGGGACGACACTCGCACAGGCTGGCGAGCGCGTCGCGATCGTCGACGTCGACCTCGGGATGGCGAACCTCGCCGGGTTCGTCAGTCTGGCTCCCGATTCGACGACGCTCCACGACGTTCTGGCCGACGACGCGTCGGTCGAGGACGCCACGTACAGACTCACAGATAACATCGTCGCCGTCCCGAGCGGTGCGACGCTCGAGGAGTACGCGAAGACCGAACCGGGGCGACTCCGCGAGGTCGTCGAGACGCTCCGCGAAGCGTACGACTACGTCCTGCTCGACGTCGGTGCGGGCGTGAGCCACGAGACCGTCCTCCCGCTCGGGCTCGCCGACGCCGTCCTCCTCGTCTCGACGCCCGAACCCGCGGCCGTCCACGACACCAAGAAAACCATCGAGCTGACCGAGCGAGCCGGTGGCGAGGTGGAAGGAATCGTCATCAATCGCGTCCGTCCCTCCGATGGCATCTCCTACGAAGAGATCGCCGACCGACTCGACGTCGACCTCCTCGCGACGATTCCCGAGGATTCGTCCGTCCGCGAGAGCGCCTTCGCTGGAACGCCGCTGGTCGTCCACGCCCCCCAGTGTCCCGCGTCGACGGCGTACCGCAAACTCGCCGTCGAACTCGCGGATCTCGAGATTTCCGTGGTCGACGCCGACGGTGAGGAAACCGACGACGAGGACGACGGATCGGCCACCGCCTCACACGACGACGTCTCGAGTGCGATCACGGAAGCCGAGTCGAACACCCAGTAG